Part of the Janibacter endophyticus genome is shown below.
GTCCGCCGCGCAAGGTCTGGTGCAGCCCGCCTCCGTCCATCGACCAGTCCGGGATGAGTCCAGCGATCCCGGTCAGCTCAGACAGGTAGGCGACGAACTCGTCCGAGCAGAGCTCTTGCGCCACCGCCTTGAGGTTCGGACCCCACGACTCAGGCTCCGTGTTGGAGTACTTCGTCTCGTTGACGTGCAGGTACCCCTTCCAGAGCGGATCGTCCACGGCTGGGAATTCCGAGACTGCTGCCGCGAAGGCTTCCGGGAAGAGAACGTCATCGATAACCGTGTGCGGGTAGGGCCTCGCTCGCCGATACTCCTCGGCTGATTCCGGCAGGGCGGCACGGAGGCGTTCGAGGTCCACAAGACGAGCAGCCATGACAGCGGATCATGTCACAGACCGAGTGACGTTACCGACCGTTCAGTTACGATGCTGGCGTGCGGGGCCCCAGGTCGGGCGGCCTCGGCGATCCACGAACTTGGAGATGGCTTGAGCTCTTCCAGCATGCCCACACCGCAACGGCACAACCCTCGGATCGGTGTGCTCGTCGTCGCTTACAACGCGGAGAAGACGCTCGCTGCCACCTTGGACCGTCTCCCGGACTCGTTCCGGGACGTCGTCGACCACATCCTACTCGCCGACGATGCCAGCCAGGACGCCACGTACGAGATCGGGCGTGCGTATCAGTCAACCTCTCCCCTGCCGATGACGGTCGTGCGTCATCCGAAGAACCTAGGGTACGGCGGCAACCAAAAGGCAGGCTACGAATGGGCGATCAGTCATGGGCTCGACATCGTCGTCCTCTTGCACGGCGACGGGCAGTACGCCCCCGAGATCATCGAGGAGCTGGTCAAGCCCATCGCTGAGGGAGAGGCGGATGCCGTATTCGGATCGCGCATGATGATCAAGGGCGGCGCTCTGAAGGGCGGTATGCCGCTGTACAAGTTCGTGGGGAACCGCATCCTGACGACCGGACAGAACCGGCTGACAGGACTGCGCCTCAGCGAGTGGCACAGTGGCTACCGCGCCTACAGCGTCCCGGCCCTCGCTCAGCTGGATATGCAGCACTACTCCGACGACTTCGACTTCGATACCGAGATCATCCTGGGCCTCCACAACGCGGGTAGGACCATCGCAGAGGTGCCTATCCCGACCTACTACGGTGACGAGATCTGCCATGTGAACGGCCTCGTGTACGCCAAGAACGTGGTCCTTGACGTCCTGGCCTACCGAGCTGCACGAATGGGATTCGGGCACCGCGGTACCGCCATCGATGCGAGCGCTTATCAGCTCAAGCCATCCCCGAGCTCGTCCCACGGGGTGCTTCTGTCGTGGCTCGCCAGCAGTCCGACGAGCCTCGTCCTGGACGTCGGCTGCTCAGACGGCCGGTTC
Proteins encoded:
- a CDS encoding bifunctional glycosyltransferase/class I SAM-dependent methyltransferase; protein product: MLVVAYNAEKTLAATLDRLPDSFRDVVDHILLADDASQDATYEIGRAYQSTSPLPMTVVRHPKNLGYGGNQKAGYEWAISHGLDIVVLLHGDGQYAPEIIEELVKPIAEGEADAVFGSRMMIKGGALKGGMPLYKFVGNRILTTGQNRLTGLRLSEWHSGYRAYSVPALAQLDMQHYSDDFDFDTEIILGLHNAGRTIAEVPIPTYYGDEICHVNGLVYAKNVVLDVLAYRAARMGFGHRGTAIDASAYQLKPSPSSSHGVLLSWLASSPTSLVLDVGCSDGRFGAAVRQQGHTVHGVDIVKHDDVEGRLDGFFEGDLSGGLPEETTVLYERIVAADVLEHVVDPGALLDSIVEHLAPGGEIIISVPNISHWYPRFRIAVGLFGYDSRGPLDEGHVRFFTRRTFAKLLSDHGLKIVEARTVGAPVDVVDRAGPRTVITSIVRRLAGVDHALARAWPTMFGYQLLYRVQRAA